GTGCGCAGGCGGCCTCCGGCGCTCGGTTTGCCGATGTCCAGGGCAACCAGTTCTGGGAGCATGCCGGCGAAGCGACGCTGTCGCTGGCCGGTGGCGGGGCCATCAAATGCGTGCATGAGGCCGCCACGACAATCGGCTAAACGTTCAGTTACAGCGCACATCGTCACGCTGCGCGCTTCAAGAATCGGCCGCGCAAGCCGAAACCACTAGCAACCCCCCGTTTGCTTCCGGCTGCGCCATGCTCATCATCGTTGGCTTCATTGTCGTCATCGTCAGCGTCCTCGGCGGCTATGTGCTGTCGCACGGAAAGCTGGGCGCGCTGTGGCAACCCTACGAGCTGATGATCATCGGTGGCGCCGCGCTGGGCGCGTTCCTGGTCAGCACGCCGGGCAAGATCGTCAAGGAAACCCTCAGCGGCATCATGGGTGTGTTCAAGGGCCCGCAATACAAGTCCGACGACTACAAGGACACCCTGAGCCTCATCTACGAGCTGTTGAACAAGGCCCGCCGCGACGGCTTCATGGCGCTGGAAGACCACGTCGAAAAACCGCAGGACAGCACCATCTTCGGCAACTACCCCAAGGTGGTGGCCGACCATCACCTGCTGGACTTCATCACCGACTGCCTGCGCCTGATGATCGGCAGCAACATCGAGCCGCACGAACTGGAACCGCTGCTCGAACTGGAACTGGAAAAACACCACCACGAAGCCCTGGCGCCGTCGCATGCGCTGAGCAAGGTGTCCGACGGCCTGCCCGGCTTCGGCATCGTGGCCGCGGTGCTCGGCATCGTGATCACCATGGGTTCGATCGGCGGGCCGATCGAGGAGATCGGCCACCACGTCGGCGCCGCGCTGGTCGGCACCTTCCTCGGCATCCTGCTGGCGTATGGCTTCGTGTCGCCGTTGTCGGCGGCGATGGAAGCGCGCGCCGAACAGGACGGGCGCATCTACGAAGCGGTCAAGACCGCGCTGCTGGCCTGCCTGCGTGGCTACAACCCGAAGATTGCGCTGGAATTCGCCCGCAAGACCCTGCCCTCCAACGTGCGCCCGAGCTTCGGCGATTTCGAAACGCACCTGAAGACGATCAAGTAGGGCCACGGTCATGGCCGAGGGCAAATCCACCGTCATCATCCGACGGGTCAAGAAGGTGCAGGGCGGCGGCCACCATGGCGGCGCCTGGAAGGTGGCCTTTGCCGACTTCGTGACCGCGATGATGGCCTTCTTCCTGGTGCTGTGGCTGATGGCCGCCACCACCAAGGAACAGCGCGCGGCGATCTCCGAATACTTCCGCAACCCCAGCCCGCTGTCCGGCAAGTCGCCGGCGCCCTCGCCCGGCATGAACGGCCCCGGCGGCGCCAGCACCTCGATGATCAAGCTCGGCGGCACCGCCGACATGGCCAAGGGGCAGAAGGACGAAATGGGCCGCAAGCGCGACAACGCGGCCGATACGGACGTGGACAGCCGCGCCAAGGACAAGCAGCGCCTGGAAGCGCTGATGCAGGACCTGAAGGAAGCCATCGACAAGAGCCAGGCGCTGGAGCCGTTCAAGGACCAGTTGCTGCTGGACCTCACGCCCGATGGCCTGCGCATCCAGATCGTGGACAAGCAGAACCGCCCGATGTTCGACATCGGCCGCGACCAGCTCAAGCCGTACACGGTGGACATCCTGCGCGAGCTGGCCAGCTTCATCAATCAGGTGCCCAACCACATCAGCATCACCGGCCATACCGACACCACCGCCTACAGCAGCGATGCCGGTTACACCAACTGGGAACTCAGCGCCGACCGCGCCAACGCCGCGCGCCGCGCGCTGGTGGGCGGCGGCATGGAAGACGCCAAGGTCACCCGCGTGGTGGGGCTGTCTTCGTCGGTGCTGTTCGACAAGACCGACCCGCAGAACCCGGTGAACCGCCGCATCAGCATCGTGGTCATGACCCAGGACGCCGAGCAGGCCGCGCTGGCCGGTGCCGGCCAGGGTGTGGCGCTGGGCAAGCCGATGCCGGATGCGGACACCCATGTGCCCGACCTGAGCGGCGCGGCGGCCACCGGCACCGCGACCGTGGGCAAGCCCGCAGACAGCGCCGCGCCGACCGCACCGGCACCGGCACCGGCACCGGCACCGGCAGCGACGGTCGCCGCGCCGCGCGCTGACGCACCGCGGTTGTCCTCCAGCGCCCAGGTGGCCTCGGCCGCCGCGCTCGCCAGGGCGGCTGAAGCGGCCGTGGCCGCGCCGCGGGTGGCAGTGGAAGGGGTGCCGTCCACGCAGTGAGTCGTCGCCGCGGCAGCTGACGCCGGCCTTGCTCACCGGCCGTGCCTGGCGGCATGCGCCGCTCATCGCATCGTGCGGCGTACGCTCTAGAATGGCCGGCCATTCCCAGCGTCGAGAGCACCGTGTCCCGCACTTCCAAGGCCAAGCGCGACAAGCGCAAGAAGCAGCAGCCCAAGCGCCCCTTCGCCCGTCTGGGCCAGGCGCCCCAGGTCACCAACCATGCCGTGCTGCAGGACGCCGAAGGGCGCGTGGTGGCCGCCATCGGCCTGCAGGGCGGCAGCGAGTGGATGCTGTCGGTCGGCGGCCAGACCATGGGCAGCGCCGACAACCCGGTGCCGATGCTGGCCATGCTCAAGCACCTGGCCAACCTGCAGGAAGCCGAAGGCAAGACCATCTCGCTGGACTATTCGACCCAGCTGCAGCAGATGATCGACGACCTGGCCGCCGACGAAGGCCAGACCGCCGAGGAATACTTGACCACGCTGGTGTCCGAGTTCGAGAACAGCAGTGCTGAAGGCGACGACGGCGAAGCCGAAGACGCAGACGCCGAGGCAAGCGATGCCCAGGCAGATGCCGACGCGGACACCGATGCCGATGCTGATGCCACCGCCGAAGACGCCGCTGCCGAGACCGCAGGCGACGCGTCGCAGGACGACGCCGACGACGCAACCGACGGCGGCAAGAAGAAGGGCAAGAAGGCCTAAGGGCCTGCCCGTGGCCGTCTACGTCGACGATGCGGTGCATCCGTGGCGCGAGCAGCGCTGGGCGCACCTGCTCGGCGATACGCTGGACGAGCTGCATGCAATGGCGGCGCGGCTGGGCATTCCCCGCCGCGCCTTCCAGAACAAACTCAGCGGCGCGCACTACGATGTGTCCGCAACGCTACGCGCCGAAGCGATCGCACTCGGTGCCATTGCGATCTCCCGCCACACCGACCGTGCCTTGCTCAAGGCCTTGATCGCCAACGCGCGTGCACAGGCGCGCGGCGAGGTGCCTTGAGGCGGGGATTGGGAAATCGGGATTGGGGAGTCGT
The window above is part of the Xanthomonas cassavae CFBP 4642 genome. Proteins encoded here:
- the motA gene encoding flagellar motor stator protein MotA — protein: MLIIVGFIVVIVSVLGGYVLSHGKLGALWQPYELMIIGGAALGAFLVSTPGKIVKETLSGIMGVFKGPQYKSDDYKDTLSLIYELLNKARRDGFMALEDHVEKPQDSTIFGNYPKVVADHHLLDFITDCLRLMIGSNIEPHELEPLLELELEKHHHEALAPSHALSKVSDGLPGFGIVAAVLGIVITMGSIGGPIEEIGHHVGAALVGTFLGILLAYGFVSPLSAAMEARAEQDGRIYEAVKTALLACLRGYNPKIALEFARKTLPSNVRPSFGDFETHLKTIK
- the motB gene encoding flagellar motor protein MotB; amino-acid sequence: MAEGKSTVIIRRVKKVQGGGHHGGAWKVAFADFVTAMMAFFLVLWLMAATTKEQRAAISEYFRNPSPLSGKSPAPSPGMNGPGGASTSMIKLGGTADMAKGQKDEMGRKRDNAADTDVDSRAKDKQRLEALMQDLKEAIDKSQALEPFKDQLLLDLTPDGLRIQIVDKQNRPMFDIGRDQLKPYTVDILRELASFINQVPNHISITGHTDTTAYSSDAGYTNWELSADRANAARRALVGGGMEDAKVTRVVGLSSSVLFDKTDPQNPVNRRISIVVMTQDAEQAALAGAGQGVALGKPMPDADTHVPDLSGAAATGTATVGKPADSAAPTAPAPAPAPAPAATVAAPRADAPRLSSSAQVASAAALARAAEAAVAAPRVAVEGVPSTQ
- a CDS encoding DUF4031 domain-containing protein translates to MAVYVDDAVHPWREQRWAHLLGDTLDELHAMAARLGIPRRAFQNKLSGAHYDVSATLRAEAIALGAIAISRHTDRALLKALIANARAQARGEVP